The Pseudodesulfovibrio senegalensis genome contains the following window.
GTGACGCAAATGGTCAACGTCGAGATCAAGGCTCGTATAACAAATCCCGAACGGATTCGGGATATTCTCATGGCTGCCGGGGCCGAATATCATGGGTTGGACAAGCAGTGCGACACCTATTTCAACTGCCCGCAGGGCCGCCTCAAGCTGCGTGAAGGCAACGTGGAAAATTCCCTGATTTTTTACCGCAGACCCGACACGCCCGAGCCAAAGGTTTCCGAGTACGAATTGGAACGGCTCGTTCCCGGACACGGCATGGTCCCGTTGCTGAGCGCCGCCTTTGGCGTGAAGGTGGTCGTGGAAAAGGAACGCGAAATATACTTCAAGGACAACGTCAAGTTTCACATCGACCGTGTGCGCGGGTTGGGTCGGTTCGTGGAGATCGAGGCCATTGGCGAACATGCCGGGGAACTGGATACCCTGCATGGTCAGTGCAGCGAGTGGCTTGAGTGCCTTGGCATTTCCATGGAACAGTTGGAACCGTCGTCATACAGCGATATGTTCATGGCCCTGGATGTTCCCTAGCCGTTACCGAAAAGTGACGTGCGTGCGTTGATCGGAGTGTGCGCGATTTTGTATCGTAAGGCCGTATGCTGCGATCGAGAGATTTTCTTAAATCCGATATCCCCGTCATTTGCGGGTTTCCCCGCAATCCACAGGAATTGTTTCATATGTTCCCGGCAGCGACTTGGCCGCTCACCCCGTTGCAATTGGCGCGTTCCGCCGATTCCCGGCACGGGTCCACAGTTGTGGATTGTGACGAGGTGGTGGCGGGATACGCGAACTTTGTCCGTTGCGTTCCCGGCGATGTTTGCGTCATCGGCAATGTCATCGTGAATCCGGCCATGCGCAGGCAGGGCGTGGGCACGTTTCTTGTTCGGGCCATGGCGGCCCGTGCGGCCGCGGAATACGGGGCGCACCGCGTGCGCCTGCGTTGTGTTGCCAGCAATGAGGCGGGGCTGCATCTGTATTCGGCCGTGGGATTCCGGCGCGTGGGAGTGCGTACCCGAATGGGGTTGGACGGAGCCGTCTGGCCGGTTCATGTTTTGGAGATGCCCCTTGATCCCGGGATGGTGCGGGATCGGCAGGATATCGTTGAGGCGAGGGCTGTTGCCCTTGTCTGAGAATGGTTTGGCCGCACGCCGTCAGACGATGCCCACCGTGCTGGCCAGCGTCTTGAGCAGGGTGGCCTTGGAAACGGGCTTTGCAAGGTAGAAGGTGCAGCCCGCCTCAATGCAGCGTCCCCTGTCTTCGCTCAGGGCGTTGGCCGTGACCGCGATGATGGGAGTGGGCTGCATGCCCGTTTGTCTTTCGTGTTCCCTGAGCAGCCGGGTGGCCTCGAAACCGTCCATGACCGGCATCTGGATGTCCATCAGGACCACGTCGTAGGTCTTTTCCTTGAATTTGTTCACGGCTTCAAGGCCGTTTTCTGCAAAGTCGATTTCACATCCCGCATGAGCAAGGTAAAATTTCAGCAACTCACGATTGCTGTCCGAGTCCTCGGCCAGAAGAATGGAAACAGGGCGTTGCCGAAGCATGTCGGTCAGGTGCCGTACCTCTTCGCGTGTCGCCTCGGCCCCGGATTCCGGAGCCTGTTCCGGCAACGGAAAACGGAGCGTGAAACTGAAGGTGGTTCCCCGTTTCGGGCTGCTGTTCAGACGCAGGGTTCCGCCCATGATTTCCACGAGACGGCGCGAAATGGACAATCCCAATCCTGTGCCGCCGTATTGGCGTGTCGTGGAGGAATCCGCCTGGGTGAAACGATCGAAAACCCTGCGCTGCGCCTCGGGGGGGATACCGATTCCGGTGTCCGAGACCGAGAAGACGATTTCACCCTCAATGCCCGACGGAGCCGGGTGCGCTTCAATGGAAACACCGCCCTGATGGGTGAATTTGATGGCGTTGTCCACAAGGTTGGTGAGTATCTGGCCGATGCGTATGGGGTCGGCCATGATCCGCTTGGGCGTGCCTTCGCCCACGACCACCTTGAGCGAAAGCCCCTTGTCGTCTGCCTTGGTGCGGTAGAGAAGGTGTATTTTATCCAATACATCGGAAAGCGTGGTGTCGTGTGTTTCAAGGCAAAGCTGTCCGGCCTCGATTTTCGAAATGTCCAGGACATCGTTGATGATGCCCAACAGGTGGTGGCCTGAAGTCTTGAATATTTCGATGTATTTTCGCTGCTCCGGCGTGGGGTCGGTTTCCAGCATGAGCTCGGCCATGCCCAGAATGGTGTTCATGGGGGTTCGTATTTCGTGGCTCATGCCGGCCAGAAAATCGCTTTTGGCCTTGTCCGCGGATTCGGCCGCCTCCTTGGCTCTTCCCAGTTCCCGTTCCGTGCGGATTCGTTCGGCGATTTCCTTTTCGAGCGCGGCATTGGTCTGTTCCAGTTCCTGGGTGCGGTGGGTGATTTCTGCCATCAGCGTGCTGGAGAGTTCCACCGATGTTTGAATTTCGTGCATTTCCCGGAGCCGCGCCTCGGGCAGGTCGATAGGGGCGTGGGAATCGCGCGCCCTTGCCATGGCCTGCACTGTTTTGGAGATCGGCGTGAGCACGTCCCGTCTGACCAGCACGAGCATGAGAATCATGGTGGATATGGCGATGATCAGTCCGGTCAGTCCGCCGTTGAGGCCCGCTGATGCTTCGTCCGCGATGGTGGTGAACCTTTGGGACGCCTCGATTGCCGCGTTTGCCGTGAGCGATGCGGACAGTGTCTCAAGGTCACGGTTCACTTCGTCCCACGTCTTGTTGCAGGCCATGTCCATATTCAGGATTCGGCGTTTGGTATCAATTATCGCGCTTTGGCTGATGGTTGTGCCGTTCCTGGCAAGCCGGGCATCAAGGCGTGCCGTATCAACCTTGTTCGAAAGTTCGTTGACCGTTTTGACGGTCTGCTCCAGCCCCTGATGGGAATTTGAGGAAAGTACGTGGAGCAGATGGATGAGCAGGACGCGTTCGGCGCGGTTCATTGCTCTTTGCCGGGCCGAGGCCTTGGGCGAACAGGGCTGGAGGGATGCGAGATTTTCGCGCAGCAGGGATTCATCTTCATCAAGCCGTTTTTGCAGCACATCCTGTCTGCCGCGTATGATGGCAATGCGTTCCATGGCCTCATAGCAGCGGCTGACCTTGCTGCGGATTTCCGGGTTGGCGTCAAAGGCTGTATCCTGCGACAGGATTTTTGCGGCAAGCCTGAACGCCCGGCGTTTTTTGGGGTCGTCGGCTTTGTGGATGATCAGGGCAAAGCGCCCCAGACGTTCGAGGTTGATGGCCGTTCGCTGCCGGTCGAAGATTTCGGGCAGCACGCTGTCGCGTGTGTTCTCCGCAAGGTCTCCTATGGTGTTCAGCGCCTTGCCGACAATGACCCCCAAACCGCTCAGAAGAATGACCGCAATGACCGCATACATTGACAGAACCGGGATCAGTGCCGGTTTTTTGTGCCCTGTCGGCGGCGGAGCGGGAGGCGATGGGCGGTCTGTTTTTTCGGGCATGAATGTCCTAGTAGACGCTGAAAGGGAAGTACCGGCGATTGATGCGTTCGTATATGCCGTTGAGTCGCAGTGTCTGCAGGGCCCTTTCGAGTTTGTTTTTCAGTTCGTGGTCGCCTTCGCGAACGGCGATGCATGCTTCACTTGATGGATCGTTCGTATTCAGGGGTTGGCCGATATAGTCGAACGGTTGTCCCGGCTCGGTCTGCAGGAATTCGTAACCCACCAGGCTGTCCGTGAGAACGGCGTCGGCCTCGCCGCGGATCAGGGCGTGAAATGATTCGGCAAGGGTATCGAAGAGCACGATTTTTGCCACACTGCCATAGTGTTTTATCAAATAATCGGCCTGAACCGTTTTGTTCTGGGTGGTCAGGATTTTGCCCTCGAGTTGTTCCGGCGAGGATGAGGAAAGGTGGGCAGGATTGCCGATGAAGTTGGTTCGGGAACGATAGTATGGTGTCGTGAAGTCGATGAGTTTGTCTCGTTCTTCGGTTCTGGCCATGCTGGCCACAACGAAGTCGTAGCGTTTGTTTATCAGTCCGGTGATGATATCGTCCCAGGGTACGAGGATGATTTTGCATTCACCCTGCATGGCCTTGCAGAGTTCTTTGGCCAGTTCCACATCGAATCCGGCCGGTTCGCCGTTTTTCACGTAGTTGAAAGGCGGGTATCCTCCTTCGGTGCCGACACGGTAGGTTGTCTGGGCAAAGGCCGGCTGGAAGAGAAGGACCACTGCAATGAAAATGAAAACGAGGCTTGCTGGGCGCATATGATTCCCTGGGTATTGTTGATACTGTGGGGTCTGATGTATGCTTATACTTAATGTCCGATCGTATGCAAGAGCATGCGAGATAAAATCATATGTGCTAACGAGATGGAGAGGCGCGTGGATTATCATGGGCAACAGGGGGTTGCACGTGTTGATATCGCTGCATGCGGGTAGCTCAAGCTGAAAACGGAGTTGAACCGGTGAACAGGAAATCCAGACAGTCCGACAATAGCCGTGGGCATGGCGAGACGCTTGTCCCTTTGCTGCTTTTGGGTGCGGGGCTGCTGCTCGGTCTCCTGTTCCATTCGGTTGCCCGGCAATGGGAGAGGGGAGGAACCGTTCACGCGCTTCAGGCCGAAAGCGAGCTTGTCCGCCATGATGTGATGCAGGCATACCGCCGCATCCGGATTATCGGCGCCGCCATGCATGGCTTCATGAATCAGGACCGCGCCGTGAGCAGCAGCGATTTTGTGTCGTTTGTTCGCCCCCTGCATCTTTTTGCCGATGGCGTGCTGGCCATGGAATGGGTGCCGCGAGTAACAGGCGACGAGCGGGCAGAATTCGAACGGGCCATGCGTGAGCAGGGAAATCCCGAATTCACGATTCGTGAATTGCAGCCGGATGACACCCTGATTCCGGCCAAGGACAGAAGGGAATATTTTCCTGTGTCGTATGTGTATCCGCAGCGGGAAAATCGTGTGGTCAGCGGCCTTGATTTGGCAACGAGCCCGGAAAGAAGGCAGGCCCTGTTACAGGCCAGCATGACGGGCTTGCCGAGCCTGTCGAAACCGATACGGCTTGTTCAGGATACCGGCGTGGGGCGTGGGCTGGTGTTCTTTTCGCCGGTCTTTGAGGAACTCGAAGCCGGCATCGGGGTGGCGGGATTTGAGCGCCTCAAGGGAGTGGTTCTTATTGTCCTGCGCACGGATGCGTTTTTCGGCTCCGCACTCTCCGCGAGTGAACGTCCGGACCTTGGAGTGCTCTTTCATGACGTAAGTCCGTCCGGACAGGAACGTTTTCTGTTCGGGCACAGGGTGTCGCAGGCCGGGTATGCGAACCTGCCCGAAGGCGGATACAGTCAATTCGATCTAGAAGTGGGACAGCGATTGTGGCGGGTCACCTGCGTGCCGCTTCCCGGATTTGTCGAGCGTCTTGATACCCTGCTTCCGGTTGGCGGGGCGATGGGTATTTTCATGGTGGCAAGTCTTGCTGCGCTTTTTTTGTACATGTCTTCATTGCATGGCAACAAGGCCCGGGAACGGCAAAACAGGGAAACGCAGGAGTTGCAACGCACGGCGTTGCAACTGGATTGTCTGTATGCCGTCTTTAACCTGACGGATCGCCCCGGAGCCGATGTCATGACCGTATTGCGGCGGGCGGCGGTGATTGTCAGGCCCGTTTTTGCAGGATTCGAAGGGGTGTCGGTAACCATCCATCACGATGGACATGTTTTCGGCGACAGGCCGCCGGAGGGCGCCGAGCCTTTGCTCGAGGAGACCATTCATGGCCCGGAAGCGATCGGGCGCATCTGTATCTATTGTTCGGAAGAAAATGATGAATCCGTCGGCCGGGAGCAGGAACGGTCCTTTTTGCAGAGCATTGCCGCACATCTCGGGGCTTTTGTCGAGCGCCGCCGCGGCGAGCAGGTTCTTGTTGCCGCTCGTGATCAGGCCCGTAAGGCAGCCCAGGCCAAAAGCGAATTTCTTGCCAATATGAGCCATGAAATCCGCACCCCGCTCAATGCCATTCTCGGGCTTGGGGAATTGGTGGGCAGGACCGGCCTCAGTCCTCGCCAGATGGACTATTTCAACAAGATCACGGGTGCCTCCCAATCCCTGCTGGGCATCGTCAACGATATCCTTGATTTTTCGAGGATTGAGGCGGGCAAGCTGGAATTCGACAGGCAGCCATTTGAATTGTCATCGGTGCTGCTCAAGATTCTGGACATTTATTCGCCGCGCGCTTCGGCCAAGGGCGTGCGTTTCAATGTGGTTGTCGAGCCCGGAGTGCCTGCGCGATTGGTCGGTGACGCCCTGCGTTTGGAG
Protein-coding sequences here:
- a CDS encoding class IV adenylate cyclase — protein: MVNVEIKARITNPERIRDILMAAGAEYHGLDKQCDTYFNCPQGRLKLREGNVENSLIFYRRPDTPEPKVSEYELERLVPGHGMVPLLSAAFGVKVVVEKEREIYFKDNVKFHIDRVRGLGRFVEIEAIGEHAGELDTLHGQCSEWLECLGISMEQLEPSSYSDMFMALDVP
- a CDS encoding GNAT family N-acetyltransferase: MFPAATWPLTPLQLARSADSRHGSTVVDCDEVVAGYANFVRCVPGDVCVIGNVIVNPAMRRQGVGTFLVRAMAARAAAEYGAHRVRLRCVASNEAGLHLYSAVGFRRVGVRTRMGLDGAVWPVHVLEMPLDPGMVRDRQDIVEARAVALV
- a CDS encoding ATP-binding protein: MYAVIAVILLSGLGVIVGKALNTIGDLAENTRDSVLPEIFDRQRTAINLERLGRFALIIHKADDPKKRRAFRLAAKILSQDTAFDANPEIRSKVSRCYEAMERIAIIRGRQDVLQKRLDEDESLLRENLASLQPCSPKASARQRAMNRAERVLLIHLLHVLSSNSHQGLEQTVKTVNELSNKVDTARLDARLARNGTTISQSAIIDTKRRILNMDMACNKTWDEVNRDLETLSASLTANAAIEASQRFTTIADEASAGLNGGLTGLIIAISTMILMLVLVRRDVLTPISKTVQAMARARDSHAPIDLPEARLREMHEIQTSVELSSTLMAEITHRTQELEQTNAALEKEIAERIRTERELGRAKEAAESADKAKSDFLAGMSHEIRTPMNTILGMAELMLETDPTPEQRKYIEIFKTSGHHLLGIINDVLDISKIEAGQLCLETHDTTLSDVLDKIHLLYRTKADDKGLSLKVVVGEGTPKRIMADPIRIGQILTNLVDNAIKFTHQGGVSIEAHPAPSGIEGEIVFSVSDTGIGIPPEAQRRVFDRFTQADSSTTRQYGGTGLGLSISRRLVEIMGGTLRLNSSPKRGTTFSFTLRFPLPEQAPESGAEATREEVRHLTDMLRQRPVSILLAEDSDSNRELLKFYLAHAGCEIDFAENGLEAVNKFKEKTYDVVLMDIQMPVMDGFEATRLLREHERQTGMQPTPIIAVTANALSEDRGRCIEAGCTFYLAKPVSKATLLKTLASTVGIV
- a CDS encoding transporter substrate-binding domain-containing protein, translating into MRPASLVFIFIAVVLLFQPAFAQTTYRVGTEGGYPPFNYVKNGEPAGFDVELAKELCKAMQGECKIILVPWDDIITGLINKRYDFVVASMARTEERDKLIDFTTPYYRSRTNFIGNPAHLSSSSPEQLEGKILTTQNKTVQADYLIKHYGSVAKIVLFDTLAESFHALIRGEADAVLTDSLVGYEFLQTEPGQPFDYIGQPLNTNDPSSEACIAVREGDHELKNKLERALQTLRLNGIYERINRRYFPFSVY
- a CDS encoding CHASE domain-containing protein; this translates as MNRKSRQSDNSRGHGETLVPLLLLGAGLLLGLLFHSVARQWERGGTVHALQAESELVRHDVMQAYRRIRIIGAAMHGFMNQDRAVSSSDFVSFVRPLHLFADGVLAMEWVPRVTGDERAEFERAMREQGNPEFTIRELQPDDTLIPAKDRREYFPVSYVYPQRENRVVSGLDLATSPERRQALLQASMTGLPSLSKPIRLVQDTGVGRGLVFFSPVFEELEAGIGVAGFERLKGVVLIVLRTDAFFGSALSASERPDLGVLFHDVSPSGQERFLFGHRVSQAGYANLPEGGYSQFDLEVGQRLWRVTCVPLPGFVERLDTLLPVGGAMGIFMVASLAALFLYMSSLHGNKARERQNRETQELQRTALQLDCLYAVFNLTDRPGADVMTVLRRAAVIVRPVFAGFEGVSVTIHHDGHVFGDRPPEGAEPLLEETIHGPEAIGRICIYCSEENDESVGREQERSFLQSIAAHLGAFVERRRGEQVLVAARDQARKAAQAKSEFLANMSHEIRTPLNAILGLGELVGRTGLSPRQMDYFNKITGASQSLLGIVNDILDFSRIEAGKLEFDRQPFELSSVLLKILDIYSPRASAKGVRFNVVVEPGVPARLVGDALRLEQVFANLVTNAVKFTETGVIEMGVAPVAVGSEHVRIRAWVMDTGIGIRLEEQPGLFEAFTQADGSYTRRHGGTGLGLAISRQLVNLMDGDIELTSDPGRGSTFAFEAQFDAAEPEPGLDLCAEFAGKTALVTLRDPEQDRAAHALEELGFRVERLDTAGRAWRRLRDPGQDAVDLIWLGWGLPDENGLELARRIRRSDEPFNSVPLVLCTGNFNEELRRIARQIADAVILRPVSGRGVFDAVARLFEVEDSIAGPRMQKPGAEHDVLIIVVEDNSVNRQVLQEILEGIGVRVHVAEHGRQAVDMVLLGDDVYDAVIMDVQMPIMDGLSATRAIRERFSAAELPIVALTAHAMVEDRQKCLDAGMNDYVTKPLNVDILLTTLGRWVHGPAWVLPARTESPEPENVPADLRDLPGLDVLDGLKRLGGNADVYKRLLLEFLNDHADVGDRVHKALDRNDISEVLKLVHTIKGVAGNMSALELHDAAMELEDALKLGELYDRPLADFESRLKRVMEPLKRLAEGEADNGPHAQCSGGAVVDEDHLLDFRQLVENHDFRIVQVFETLKKNLECQMENEDFQRLAKAVSSFDFENVAELLGSVDIKNRVNTTE